Proteins from one Suncus etruscus isolate mSunEtr1 chromosome 3, mSunEtr1.pri.cur, whole genome shotgun sequence genomic window:
- the LOC126004072 gene encoding neurexin-3-like yields the protein MMSFTAPSMFFTLKVSFLLGSLLGLCLGLEFMGLPNQWARYLRWDASTRSDLSFQFKTNVSTGLLLYLDDGGVCDFLCLSLVDGRVQLRFSMDCAETAVMSNKQVNDSSWHFLMVSRDRLQTMLMLDGEGQSGELKLQRPYMDVVSDLFLGGVPADIRPSALTLDGVQAMPGFKGLILDLKYGNTEPRLLGSQGVQLDAEGPCGDRPCENGGICFLLDGHPTCDCSTTGYGGKLCSEGKAVLSHSPLLLEAPLG from the coding sequence ATGATGAGTTTCACCGCCCCCTCGATGTTCTTCACCTTGAAGGTGAGCTTTCTGCTGGGGTCCCTACTGGGGCTATGCCTGGGCCTCGAGTTCATGGGCCTCCCCAACCAGTGGGCCCGTTATCTCCGCTGGGATGCGAGCACACGGAGTGATCTGAGCTTCCAGTTCAAGACCAACGTCTCCACGGGCCTGCTCCTCTATCTGGATGATGGTGGCGTCTGCGACTTCCTCTGCCTGTCCCTGGTGGATGGCCGTGTGCAGCTCCGTTTCAGCATGGACTGTGCTGAGACGGCTGTGATGTCCAACAAACAGGTGAATGACAGCAGCTGGCACTTCCTCATGGTGAGCCGTGACCGCCTGCAGACAATGCTGATGCTGGATGGTGAGGGCCAGTCTGGGGAGCTGAAGCTCCAGCGGCCCTACATGGATGTGGTCAGTGACTTGTTCCTCGGTGGAGTCCCTGCAGACATCCGACCTTCGGCTCTGACCCTAGATGGAGTACAGGCCATGCCCGGCTTCAAGGGATTAATCCTGGATCTCAAGTATGGCAACACGGAGCCTCGGCTTCTGGGGAGCCAGGGTGTCCAGCTGGATGCAGAGGGACCCTGTGGTGACCGTCCCTGTGAAAATGGGGGGATCTGCTTTCTCCTGGATGGCCACCCTACCTGTGACTGCTCCACCACTGGCTATGGTGGCAAGCTCTGCTCAGAAGGTAAGGCAGTGCTTTCCCATTCCCCCCTCTTGCTAGAGGCACCCCTGGGTTAG